The Pleurocapsa minor HA4230-MV1 genome has a window encoding:
- a CDS encoding proline iminopeptidase-family hydrolase, which produces MNTDLDERGLLREFSEVNRHDLLSGGVQMIPIETPKGTFRVWTKRIGNHPTIKVLLLHGGPGLTHEYLEAFDNYFPQVGFEYYYYDQLGSYYSDRPDEPDLWELPRFVEEVEQVRQFLGLEQDNFYLYGHSWGGILAIEYALKYQQHLKGLIISNMMASIPAYNEYAQQVLMPAIAPEVLAEIEQIEAQADYDNPRYMELLIPHHYVHHVLRMPSEQWPEPLNRAFKHLNQDIYVPLQGPSELGVKGKLLNWDRTADLAKIAVPMLVIGSRHDTMNPTHLEWMAKTVSQGRYLFCPQGSHLAIYDDQQVYFAGLSQFIQDIDAGIDA; this is translated from the coding sequence ATGAACACCGATTTAGATGAACGCGGTTTGCTTCGCGAGTTTTCTGAGGTGAATCGCCACGATCTTCTCAGTGGTGGCGTGCAGATGATTCCTATCGAGACCCCAAAAGGAACATTCCGAGTCTGGACGAAGCGGATTGGCAATCATCCGACCATTAAAGTGCTGCTCCTGCACGGTGGCCCTGGCTTAACTCACGAGTATCTGGAGGCGTTCGATAATTACTTCCCCCAGGTTGGTTTTGAGTACTACTATTACGATCAACTCGGCTCTTACTACAGCGATCGCCCTGATGAGCCAGATCTCTGGGAACTACCTCGCTTTGTAGAAGAAGTTGAACAGGTACGCCAATTTCTGGGACTAGAGCAAGACAATTTCTATCTCTATGGACATTCCTGGGGTGGGATTCTGGCGATCGAGTATGCCCTGAAATATCAACAACACCTCAAAGGACTAATCATCTCCAATATGATGGCAAGTATCCCCGCTTACAACGAGTACGCCCAACAGGTGCTAATGCCAGCGATCGCACCAGAGGTTTTAGCTGAGATCGAGCAGATAGAAGCGCAGGCAGACTATGACAATCCACGCTACATGGAACTCTTGATTCCACACCACTATGTTCATCATGTGCTACGAATGCCATCTGAACAGTGGCCAGAGCCTTTAAACCGCGCCTTCAAACACCTTAATCAAGACATCTATGTACCGCTACAGGGGCCGAGCGAACTGGGTGTCAAGGGAAAGCTCTTAAACTGGGATCGGACTGCCGACTTAGCCAAGATCGCTGTGCCGATGCTGGTTATTGGCAGCCGACACGACACGATGAACCCCACACATCTGGAATGGATGGCAAAAACAGTTAGTCAGGGACGCTATCTTTTTTGTCCACAGGGCAGTCACTTGGCAATTTACGACGATCAGCAGGTTTATTTTGCAGGTCTGAGCCAATTTATTCAGGATATTGATGCAGGAATAGATGCCTAA